A DNA window from Microcystis aeruginosa NIES-843 contains the following coding sequences:
- a CDS encoding branched-chain amino acid ABC transporter permease has translation MADFFNTYGFLIVSMIFGAILGISIYLPLMAGQLSLATPGFYALGGYVAAILSTKVFTNTGSNYPLNLVFLEMLIAGIIAGILAIVLGIPVLRLRGIYLAIATIAWVEILRIIALNLEITGGAVGIFAIPQPFTTQLAYLWLALPLLFLTMLFLYRLENIKIGRAFNAIRADELAAASMGINPTYHKVLSFTFGAVLAAVVGAVSAHFLNTWNSRQGTFDASIIFLAFVLIGGSRTFVGPVVGGIVLTALPEVLRALGGMNGLPIWLGNFLRDGRLIIFGILIVLGTIFYPQGLITPELIKKLIPFKRRSSLSQFDS, from the coding sequence ATGGCTGATTTTTTTAACACCTATGGTTTTTTAATTGTTTCAATGATATTTGGAGCCATATTAGGCATTTCAATTTATCTGCCCTTAATGGCCGGTCAATTATCCTTAGCAACCCCCGGTTTTTACGCTTTAGGTGGTTATGTTGCCGCCATTCTTTCCACGAAAGTTTTTACTAATACTGGTAGCAATTATCCCCTTAATTTGGTCTTTTTAGAAATGTTAATTGCTGGCATTATTGCAGGAATATTAGCCATAGTTTTAGGTATTCCTGTTCTCCGTTTGCGAGGGATTTATTTAGCTATTGCCACAATCGCCTGGGTAGAAATTTTGAGAATTATTGCCCTTAATCTCGAGATAACTGGCGGTGCGGTCGGTATTTTCGCCATTCCCCAACCTTTCACCACTCAATTAGCCTACCTTTGGCTGGCCTTGCCCCTCTTATTCCTAACTATGCTGTTTCTCTACCGGTTAGAAAACATCAAAATTGGTCGGGCATTTAATGCCATTCGTGCCGATGAATTGGCAGCTGCATCTATGGGAATTAATCCCACCTATCACAAAGTTTTATCCTTCACTTTCGGGGCAGTTTTAGCGGCAGTGGTGGGAGCGGTAAGCGCCCATTTTCTCAATACTTGGAATTCCCGTCAGGGAACTTTTGATGCCAGTATTATTTTCCTGGCTTTCGTTTTAATTGGTGGTTCAAGAACTTTTGTCGGGCCCGTGGTGGGCGGCATTGTTTTAACTGCTTTGCCCGAAGTTTTACGCGCCCTCGGCGGCATGAATGGTTTACCAATTTGGTTAGGGAATTTCTTGCGCGATGGTCGTTTGATTATTTTTGGAATTTTAATCGTTTTGGGAACAATTTTTTATCCCCAAGGCTTAATTACACCTGAATTAATCAAAAAACTAATTCCTTTTAAAAGACGTTCCTCTCTTAGTCAATTTGATTCCTAG
- a CDS encoding DUF4926 domain-containing protein, translated as MKDIKLLDTVAILNSVPRERLTLVEPDYEAVPSLPSGQVGTVVEVYEKGSRYQYLVEFSDSQGREYAMAILPGDELLVLHYELEAA; from the coding sequence ATGAAAGACATCAAACTTTTAGATACGGTTGCCATCCTCAACTCCGTCCCTCGGGAGCGATTGACTTTAGTTGAGCCAGATTATGAAGCTGTCCCCAGCTTGCCAAGCGGACAGGTGGGAACGGTGGTTGAGGTGTATGAAAAAGGTTCGCGCTATCAATATTTAGTGGAATTTTCTGACAGTCAGGGGAGGGAATATGCGATGGCTATTCTGCCAGGCGATGAGCTTCTGGTATTGCATTATGAACTGGAGGCGGCGTGA
- a CDS encoding DUF6883 domain-containing protein: MKLPNGELAEISMEKLIGYCLNPEHSRGKNQARVFRSRLGITAENAEVLRSLISQAALEGEVVQQAVTEFGQQFRVDWTIPEREETQLRTIWEISLINPNPRLISAFIK, translated from the coding sequence ATGAAATTACCCAACGGGGAACTGGCAGAAATCTCGATGGAAAAACTGATTGGCTATTGCTTAAATCCAGAACATTCCAGAGGAAAAAATCAAGCCAGAGTCTTTCGCTCTCGTCTGGGAATAACTGCCGAGAACGCTGAGGTTTTGCGATCGCTCATCTCACAGGCTGCCCTGGAGGGGGAAGTTGTGCAACAAGCGGTCACGGAATTCGGCCAGCAGTTTAGAGTGGATTGGACGATACCAGAACGGGAAGAAACACAACTGCGAACTATCTGGGAAATCAGCTTAATTAATCCCAACCCTCGCCTAATTTCTGCCTTTATCAAGTGA
- a CDS encoding helix-turn-helix domain-containing protein gives MTANPHTGSDFDAFLKEEGLEEDCSAVALKRLLARQLAEEMKRISLTKTEMAARMQTSRAQLDRLLDPEKTGVSLDTIQRAASVVGRQLRIELL, from the coding sequence ATGACCGCTAACCCCCATACTGGCTCCGATTTCGATGCTTTTCTCAAAGAAGAAGGTCTTGAGGAGGACTGTAGTGCGGTGGCACTCAAACGGTTACTGGCGCGGCAGTTGGCTGAGGAGATGAAACGGATCTCTCTGACGAAAACGGAGATGGCGGCGCGGATGCAGACCAGTCGAGCGCAACTTGACCGCCTCCTCGACCCGGAAAAGACGGGCGTTTCTCTCGATACTATCCAACGGGCGGCTTCTGTGGTGGGCCGCCAATTGCGAATCGAGTTGCTCTGA